A part of Arthrobacter dokdonellae genomic DNA contains:
- a CDS encoding HNH endonuclease signature motif containing protein — MENFQPDATHSGGRQRAAGFWSPAPGIVAAYQVDEPPSPAPHDQPTPDPFAAARKLAGKPHPETSSADLDIDSMETLAEAEYLCAVAALRSLALAESGLAALKARVIERLDTASTRLGIAAQLEPWQQEVLAISTTAELCAALALPIRTGGELKGQSVALVREHPDTLEALSSGSISWRNAVVALDQLETLEDLKDPTGGPALSADSLDGFEHQLLELAPGMTTAKFQLQARRLRERAHPESIAQRHAKALGDRKLVLMPDRDGMSWLSMFLPADSAQGIWNQATRTARTLQGPAEHRTLTQLRVDVLAEWLLATGTAVPERNEAPESDRAPAIDNEPEAEWSAGAVPDPGTGRKPRTSPGKDIDGEPPADDGPGSGRPFAGIPRPRAQVLVTVPLLTLLGRSTDPAELEGYGPIPPEMARELAAECPTLYRIMVDPFTNQYLSMDPTQYRVTGALRALLRARDGTCVFPGCNTVTDDTELDHVLAWEDGGTSVPENLKNECGVHHRLKHFKDGKSRDGTRMPREARYRRDRAPGRESGILRGWTPTATNAPDEKPGWISPAGYLYPPDATATAPPIIPAPTMIQAIEELRGHG; from the coding sequence CGCACCCCGAAACCTCCTCCGCGGATCTGGACATTGATTCCATGGAGACGCTGGCAGAGGCTGAATACCTATGCGCCGTCGCGGCGCTGCGCAGCCTCGCGCTGGCTGAATCAGGGCTGGCTGCCCTGAAGGCGCGAGTGATTGAACGGCTCGACACGGCCTCCACGCGGCTTGGCATTGCCGCCCAACTTGAACCGTGGCAACAGGAGGTCCTGGCGATTTCCACCACGGCAGAGCTGTGCGCCGCGCTGGCGCTCCCCATACGCACGGGCGGGGAGCTGAAGGGCCAAAGCGTCGCGCTGGTCCGGGAGCACCCGGACACCTTGGAGGCACTGTCCAGCGGATCCATCTCGTGGCGCAACGCGGTGGTGGCCCTGGACCAGCTTGAAACACTTGAGGACCTCAAGGACCCGACGGGCGGGCCGGCCCTTTCGGCCGATTCGCTCGACGGCTTCGAACACCAGCTGCTGGAGCTGGCGCCGGGGATGACCACCGCAAAATTCCAGCTCCAGGCCCGGCGGCTCAGGGAACGAGCCCACCCCGAGAGCATTGCCCAGCGGCACGCAAAGGCATTGGGGGACCGGAAACTGGTCCTGATGCCGGACAGGGACGGCATGTCGTGGCTCTCCATGTTCCTGCCCGCCGACTCCGCACAAGGGATCTGGAACCAGGCCACCCGCACGGCCCGTACCCTGCAGGGACCGGCCGAACACCGAACGCTGACACAACTGCGCGTGGACGTGCTCGCGGAATGGCTGCTCGCAACCGGCACCGCCGTTCCCGAAAGGAACGAAGCCCCGGAATCGGACCGGGCCCCGGCAATTGACAACGAACCGGAAGCTGAATGGTCAGCCGGGGCGGTCCCCGACCCAGGCACAGGGCGTAAGCCGCGCACTAGCCCTGGCAAGGACATCGACGGCGAACCGCCAGCCGACGACGGTCCGGGATCCGGTCGGCCATTCGCAGGCATCCCGCGGCCCCGTGCCCAGGTTTTGGTCACCGTGCCCCTCCTGACGTTGCTCGGCCGCTCCACCGACCCCGCGGAGCTTGAAGGATACGGGCCAATCCCGCCGGAAATGGCCCGGGAATTGGCCGCGGAGTGTCCTACGTTGTACCGGATCATGGTGGACCCGTTCACGAACCAGTACTTGTCCATGGATCCAACCCAATACAGGGTCACCGGCGCCCTCAGGGCACTGCTGCGCGCACGGGACGGCACCTGCGTTTTCCCCGGCTGCAACACGGTGACTGACGACACCGAGCTCGACCATGTCCTCGCCTGGGAAGATGGTGGAACGTCAGTTCCTGAAAACCTCAAGAATGAATGTGGTGTCCATCACCGGCTCAAGCATTTCAAGGACGGCAAGTCCCGGGACGGGACCAGAATGCCACGGGAAGCCCGGTACCGCCGTGATCGCGCGCCGGGACGGGAGTCAGGAATCCTGCGGGGGTGGACACCCACAGCAACGAACGCCCCGGATGAGAAACCAGGCTGGATCTCCCCTGCCGGCTACCTCTATCCGCCGGACGCAACGGCCACCGCTCCGCCGATCATTCCGGCCCCGACCATGATCCAAGCCATCGAGGAGCTGCGCGGCCACGGCTGA
- a CDS encoding primosomal protein N': MEGHPEAHPEQGIQLTLLSGFVGRERVADPHSGVELAPALPVAQVAIDSPLPHLDRIFDYSVPKALDADARPGVRVRVKFSGQDLNGFLVARIESSESDQLVPLSRVYSAVPVLAPRVLELARRVAARYSGTVADVLRIAVPPRVASLEKGYLRKGTKDGGAAGAGGSAAHPAAADSGPDSHAAGGHAAGGHDAPEPVPAAHPGPSLFSGYSHAEEYLTELALGASPKAVLQCLSGYGSFSWHHQMAQAAAYCQLSGRGAIAVVPDLRDLELLEAAFAAVLPEGSYVKLTADDGPTLRYDNFLRVLSGEVKIVIGTRSAAYAPVQDLGLVCCWDDGNELHIERRAPYQHSRDVLLLRSEIEGTAVLMAGHSRSTESQRLVATGWAQPLVAGRSVARTATARVISTADSFEQERDPLASRARLPHRAWETARAALPHGPVLVQVARTGYAPALACQRCREVARCTECTGPLMQARAHGTAAVLVTCRWCGRAETNFSCPTCGHRSLRALAVGASRTAEELGRAFPSATVISSSGDHIKTVVPDRPAIVVATVGAEPVAPRGYAAALLLDGDSLLRRESLRSGEDTLRRWMNAAALVRPARDGGVVVVTAEESVEVQALVRWDPAGYAEREFLLRHELGLPPAVRVASLTGTEQDVAAFAAGLHLPEAVRVIGPAPLAASYASSPGTDTDDAPDYRTLLFFPYSMAAAVTGAMRSLKASNAARRIGSPVQVRCDGVDVI, encoded by the coding sequence TTGGAAGGGCACCCCGAAGCACATCCTGAGCAGGGCATCCAGCTGACCCTGCTCAGCGGTTTCGTGGGCCGCGAACGCGTGGCGGACCCCCACAGCGGCGTGGAACTGGCCCCGGCGCTCCCGGTGGCACAGGTGGCCATTGATTCCCCGCTGCCACATCTGGACCGCATCTTCGACTATTCCGTGCCCAAGGCACTCGACGCCGACGCCCGGCCGGGCGTGCGTGTGAGGGTGAAATTTTCGGGCCAGGACCTTAACGGGTTTCTCGTGGCCCGCATTGAATCCTCGGAATCGGACCAGCTGGTGCCGTTGTCGCGCGTCTATTCGGCCGTGCCGGTGCTGGCACCGCGGGTCCTTGAGCTGGCCCGGCGGGTTGCTGCCCGCTACAGCGGCACGGTGGCCGACGTCCTGCGCATCGCTGTGCCGCCGCGCGTGGCCAGCCTGGAGAAGGGCTACCTGCGCAAGGGGACGAAGGACGGCGGGGCGGCCGGTGCCGGGGGGAGCGCAGCACACCCGGCTGCTGCCGATTCCGGTCCGGACTCGCATGCCGCCGGCGGGCATGCCGCCGGCGGGCACGACGCGCCGGAACCCGTCCCGGCCGCCCATCCGGGGCCGTCCCTGTTCTCCGGCTACTCCCACGCCGAGGAGTACCTGACGGAACTTGCCCTGGGCGCCTCGCCCAAGGCCGTGCTGCAATGCCTTTCCGGGTACGGGTCCTTTTCCTGGCACCACCAGATGGCGCAGGCGGCGGCTTACTGCCAGTTGTCGGGGCGGGGGGCCATTGCGGTCGTCCCGGACCTTCGCGACCTTGAACTGCTGGAAGCCGCCTTTGCCGCCGTCCTGCCAGAGGGCAGCTACGTAAAACTGACGGCCGACGACGGCCCCACCCTGCGCTACGACAACTTCCTGCGCGTGCTCAGCGGCGAGGTGAAGATCGTGATCGGGACCCGCTCGGCTGCCTATGCCCCGGTGCAGGACCTGGGGCTGGTGTGCTGCTGGGACGACGGCAACGAACTCCACATTGAACGGCGTGCCCCGTACCAGCACAGCCGGGACGTCCTGCTGCTGCGCTCCGAAATTGAAGGGACCGCTGTGCTCATGGCCGGGCACAGCCGCAGCACCGAATCGCAGCGGCTCGTGGCCACCGGCTGGGCCCAGCCGCTCGTGGCCGGGCGGTCCGTGGCACGGACGGCCACGGCACGCGTCATCAGCACGGCGGACAGCTTCGAACAGGAACGGGACCCCCTCGCGTCGCGGGCCCGGCTGCCCCACCGTGCCTGGGAAACTGCCCGGGCCGCCCTACCGCACGGTCCCGTGCTGGTCCAGGTGGCCCGCACGGGCTACGCTCCCGCCCTGGCCTGCCAGCGCTGCCGGGAGGTGGCCCGCTGCACGGAATGCACCGGCCCGCTCATGCAGGCCCGCGCCCATGGCACCGCCGCCGTGCTGGTCACCTGCCGGTGGTGCGGCCGTGCCGAAACCAATTTCAGCTGCCCCACGTGTGGACACCGGTCCCTGCGCGCCCTGGCCGTCGGCGCGTCGCGGACGGCCGAGGAACTGGGCCGGGCCTTCCCGTCCGCAACGGTGATCTCGTCCTCCGGCGACCACATTAAGACTGTTGTCCCGGACCGTCCGGCCATTGTGGTCGCCACGGTGGGGGCCGAACCCGTGGCGCCGCGCGGCTACGCCGCAGCGCTGCTTCTGGACGGCGACTCCCTGCTGCGGCGCGAGTCGCTGCGTTCCGGCGAAGACACGCTGCGCCGGTGGATGAACGCGGCGGCCCTGGTCCGGCCGGCCCGGGACGGCGGCGTCGTGGTGGTGACCGCCGAGGAGTCCGTTGAGGTGCAGGCGCTGGTCCGCTGGGACCCTGCCGGATATGCCGAGCGCGAGTTTCTGCTGCGCCACGAACTCGGCCTGCCGCCGGCCGTCCGTGTCGCTTCCCTGACGGGGACGGAGCAGGATGTCGCCGCATTCGCCGCTGGACTCCACCTGCCGGAGGCAGTGCGCGTCATCGGCCCGGCGCCCCTCGCGGCGTCGTACGCCTCCAGTCCGGGCACAGACACGGACGACGCCCCCGATTACCGCACCCTGCTGTTCTTTCCCTATTCCATGGCCGCCGCCGTCACCGGCGCCATGCGTTCCCTCAAGGCATCCAATGCCGCCCGCCGCATCGGCTCGCCGGTGCAGGTGCGTTGCGACGGCGTCGACGTCATTTAG
- the metK gene encoding methionine adenosyltransferase, translated as MTSANPLRLFTSESVTAGHPDKICDQISDAILDALLAEDPNSRVAVETMATTGLVHVAGEVTTDAYVEIPQIVRNTILDIGYDSSANGFDGARCGVSVSIGQQSQDIFEGVFNSLEVREGTAVDDDDSQGAGDQGLMFGYASNETASYMPTPIFLAHRLSERLTDVRKSGLLAYLRPDGKTQVTIGYDGDVPVSVDTVVISSQHAEGTSLDRLRADLQEFVIAPVMDASGLDVSAIKTHLNPAGPFVVGGPVGDAGLTGRKIIVDTYGGMARHGGGAFSGKDPSKVDRSAAYAMRWVAKNVVAAGLASRAEVQVGYAIGVARPVGIYVETFGTETVDPRRIEQAIESVFDLRPSPIIRDLDLKRPIYAKTAAHGHFGRDDPDFTWEYLDRVEALKAFFNA; from the coding sequence GTGACTTCAGCGAACCCCTTGCGCCTTTTTACCTCCGAATCCGTGACCGCAGGACATCCGGACAAGATCTGCGACCAGATCAGCGACGCCATCCTTGACGCGTTGCTGGCCGAGGACCCCAACTCCCGTGTGGCCGTGGAGACCATGGCCACCACCGGCCTGGTCCACGTGGCCGGGGAGGTCACCACCGACGCCTACGTGGAAATCCCGCAGATTGTCCGCAACACCATTCTTGACATCGGCTACGATTCATCGGCCAACGGCTTCGACGGCGCACGCTGCGGCGTGTCGGTCTCGATCGGCCAGCAGTCCCAGGACATCTTCGAAGGCGTGTTCAACTCCCTGGAGGTCCGTGAAGGCACCGCCGTGGACGACGACGATTCCCAGGGTGCCGGCGACCAGGGCCTCATGTTCGGCTACGCCAGCAACGAGACCGCGTCCTACATGCCCACCCCCATCTTCCTGGCGCACCGGCTGTCCGAGCGCCTGACGGACGTGCGCAAGTCCGGGCTGCTGGCCTACCTGCGCCCCGATGGCAAGACCCAGGTCACCATCGGCTACGACGGCGACGTCCCGGTCTCCGTGGACACCGTGGTCATCTCCAGCCAGCACGCCGAGGGCACCTCCCTGGACCGGCTCCGGGCCGACCTGCAGGAATTCGTCATCGCGCCCGTCATGGACGCGTCGGGATTGGACGTCTCCGCCATCAAGACGCACCTGAACCCGGCCGGCCCCTTTGTGGTGGGCGGTCCGGTGGGCGACGCCGGGCTGACCGGGCGCAAGATCATCGTGGATACCTACGGCGGCATGGCGCGGCACGGCGGCGGCGCGTTCTCCGGCAAGGACCCGTCGAAGGTGGACCGCTCCGCCGCGTACGCCATGCGCTGGGTCGCCAAGAACGTAGTGGCCGCCGGCCTGGCGTCCCGCGCCGAGGTGCAGGTGGGCTATGCCATCGGCGTGGCGCGCCCGGTGGGCATCTACGTGGAAACGTTCGGCACCGAGACGGTGGATCCGCGCCGGATCGAGCAGGCCATCGAGTCCGTCTTTGACCTGCGCCCCAGCCCCATCATCCGCGACTTGGACCTCAAGCGGCCGATCTACGCGAAGACTGCCGCCCACGGCCACTTTGGCCGCGACGACCCGGACTTCACCTGGGAATACCTGGACCGCGTGGAAGCGCTCAAGGCCTTCTTCAACGCCTAG
- a CDS encoding bifunctional phosphopantothenoylcysteine decarboxylase/phosphopantothenate synthase, which yields MNVVLGVGGGIAAYKSALLLRLFTEAGHQVTVIPTEASTKFVGAATWEALSGRPATNSVFDAVETVNHVRIGHEADLIVVAPATADLLAKAAAGLADDLLTTTLLMARGPVLFAPAMHTEMWRHAATTANVATLRSRGVHVLEPATGRLTGPDTGPGRLPEPEEIFAAAIALVDPTVPRAAHDAASPASAGSPASAAPANAAGTGFGTAAGHAATPSPPAGAGAAGSEDAGSQDIGSENADGAAADSQLLQGRRVVITAGGTREPLDPVRFLGNKSSGKQGVALAEAALAAGAEVILIHAHMEVAPPSSAKLHSVDTALELRAATLSAAAGADVVIMAAAVADFRPSTVSTGKIKKRDDAADPVIKLVRNPDILVEVVAHRAAQNLSQLIVGFAAETGDDEHDARSYAEAKLARKGCDLLVVNEVGPGETGQEKVFGQDGNQVEILARDGAEPVQASGSKRQVADAVVRVVAERLGTM from the coding sequence CTGAACGTTGTCCTGGGGGTGGGGGGCGGCATCGCCGCCTACAAGTCCGCCCTGCTGCTGCGCCTGTTCACCGAGGCCGGCCACCAGGTCACGGTCATCCCCACGGAGGCCTCCACGAAGTTTGTGGGCGCTGCGACCTGGGAGGCGCTCAGCGGCCGGCCCGCCACCAACAGCGTCTTTGACGCCGTGGAAACGGTCAACCACGTCCGGATCGGCCATGAGGCGGACCTCATCGTGGTGGCCCCGGCCACCGCGGACCTCCTGGCCAAGGCGGCCGCCGGACTCGCCGACGACCTCCTGACCACCACGCTGCTCATGGCGCGCGGCCCGGTCCTGTTCGCCCCGGCCATGCACACCGAAATGTGGCGCCACGCGGCCACCACGGCGAATGTGGCCACCCTGCGCTCCCGCGGCGTCCACGTGCTGGAGCCTGCCACCGGCCGGCTCACGGGCCCGGACACGGGTCCCGGCCGCCTGCCGGAGCCCGAAGAAATCTTTGCCGCCGCCATCGCGCTCGTGGACCCGACCGTTCCCCGCGCCGCGCACGACGCCGCGTCCCCGGCTTCCGCGGGGTCGCCGGCGTCCGCCGCGCCGGCCAACGCCGCGGGCACCGGCTTCGGCACGGCTGCCGGGCATGCGGCTACGCCTTCGCCGCCGGCAGGCGCCGGGGCCGCCGGTTCCGAAGATGCAGGTTCCCAAGACATTGGTTCCGAAAACGCTGACGGGGCGGCCGCGGACAGCCAGCTCCTGCAGGGCAGGCGCGTCGTCATCACCGCCGGCGGCACGCGCGAGCCGCTGGACCCGGTACGTTTCCTGGGCAACAAGTCCTCGGGCAAGCAGGGCGTGGCCCTCGCCGAGGCCGCACTCGCGGCCGGCGCCGAGGTCATCCTGATCCACGCCCACATGGAGGTGGCCCCTCCGTCGAGCGCCAAATTACACAGCGTGGACACCGCCCTGGAACTGCGGGCCGCCACGCTGTCCGCGGCGGCCGGCGCCGACGTGGTGATCATGGCGGCCGCGGTGGCGGACTTCCGCCCCTCCACCGTCTCGACGGGCAAGATCAAGAAGCGCGACGACGCCGCGGACCCCGTCATCAAGCTGGTCCGCAACCCCGACATCCTGGTGGAGGTCGTGGCGCACCGTGCCGCCCAAAACCTGTCCCAGCTCATTGTCGGCTTTGCGGCGGAGACCGGCGACGACGAGCACGACGCCCGCAGCTACGCCGAGGCCAAGCTGGCCCGCAAGGGCTGCGACCTGCTCGTGGTCAACGAAGTCGGCCCGGGGGAGACCGGACAGGAAAAGGTGTTTGGCCAGGACGGCAACCAGGTGGAGATCCTGGCCCGCGACGGCGCCGAGCCGGTGCAGGCCTCAGGGTCCAAGCGCCAGGTGGCGGACGCCGTCGTACGGGTCGTGGCGGAGCGGCTCGGCACCATGTGA
- the rpoZ gene encoding DNA-directed RNA polymerase subunit omega: MTTLPEGIINPSIDSLLEAADSKYGLVIFGAKRARQINAYYAQLHEGLFEYVGPLVDTKLNEKSLSIAFREIDEGLLVSTPIETA; the protein is encoded by the coding sequence TTGACTACACTGCCCGAAGGCATCATCAATCCGTCCATCGACTCACTGCTTGAAGCCGCGGACTCGAAGTACGGGCTGGTCATCTTTGGTGCCAAGCGCGCCCGCCAGATCAACGCCTACTACGCGCAGCTGCACGAAGGCCTGTTCGAGTACGTCGGCCCGCTGGTGGACACGAAGCTGAACGAGAAGTCGCTTTCCATCGCCTTCCGCGAGATCGACGAGGGCCTTCTGGTCTCCACGCCGATCGAAACCGCCTAA
- the gmk gene encoding guanylate kinase — protein sequence MSGTAVDVPGENVVRTKPRSGVTVLAGPTAVGKGTVSTFIRDNYPQVWLSVSATTRPARPGEVEGVHYFFKTPEQFDELVGRGDLLEWAVVHGANRYGTLRSTVEAAVAAGRSVLLEIDLQGARQVKAAMPEADFVFLSPPSWHELVRRLVGRGTESAQEQHRRLETAKLELAAQPEFDFTIVNDDVSRAAAELVTLMGLTPNHGD from the coding sequence GTGAGCGGAACCGCCGTCGACGTGCCGGGCGAGAACGTCGTGCGGACCAAACCGCGCAGCGGGGTGACTGTCCTGGCCGGACCCACCGCCGTCGGCAAGGGCACCGTCTCCACCTTCATCAGGGACAACTACCCCCAGGTGTGGCTGTCCGTTTCCGCCACCACGCGCCCGGCCCGGCCCGGCGAAGTGGAGGGCGTGCACTACTTTTTCAAAACCCCGGAGCAGTTCGACGAACTCGTGGGCCGCGGCGACCTGCTCGAATGGGCCGTGGTCCACGGCGCCAACCGCTACGGCACGCTGCGCAGCACCGTCGAGGCGGCCGTTGCCGCAGGCCGTTCGGTGCTGCTGGAGATCGATCTCCAGGGCGCACGCCAGGTCAAGGCCGCCATGCCCGAGGCGGATTTCGTGTTCCTTTCCCCGCCCAGCTGGCATGAACTGGTCCGCCGCCTGGTGGGCCGGGGCACGGAATCGGCGCAGGAACAGCACCGCCGCCTGGAAACCGCTAAACTGGAACTTGCTGCCCAACCGGAGTTTGACTTCACCATCGTCAACGATGATGTCAGCCGTGCCGCAGCCGAGCTTGTCACCCTGATGGGGCTAACGCCCAACCACGGTGACTGA
- the mihF gene encoding integration host factor, actinobacterial type, protein MSLPPLSDQERAAALKKAAAARTLRSDTKGRLKSGAVSVADVIAASAAEPALGRLKVTDLLEALPGIGKVRATVIMSELGIAPTRRLRGLGVHQRRMLVDYLGQDL, encoded by the coding sequence GTGAGTTTGCCGCCACTCTCAGACCAGGAACGCGCCGCGGCTCTGAAGAAGGCGGCTGCGGCCCGGACCCTCCGCTCTGACACCAAGGGCAGGCTGAAGAGCGGGGCCGTTTCCGTGGCGGATGTGATCGCCGCCTCAGCGGCGGAACCGGCGCTTGGACGGCTGAAGGTGACAGACTTATTGGAAGCCCTCCCGGGCATTGGAAAGGTACGTGCAACTGTGATCATGAGCGAGCTGGGCATAGCCCCAACCCGCCGCCTGCGGGGCCTTGGCGTCCACCAGCGCCGCATGCTTGTGGACTATCTGGGCCAAGACCTGTGA
- the pyrF gene encoding orotidine-5'-phosphate decarboxylase, with product MPESGAAAPGAGAREPFGSRLAEAMHARGQLCVGVDPHPGLLAAWGLDDSVNALRTFSQTVLDAVAPVAAAIKPQVALYERHGSAGFAVLEELLAAAARAGVLTIADAKRGDIGSTMAGYADAWLRDGSALAADAVTLSPYLGFESLRPALDVAAANGRGVFVLALTSNPEGASVQHVGGADSVARRIAHAAAVENQRHAADVLGPVGLVVGATVGTALAELDIDLAAVHGPILAPGLGAQGATASDIRKTFGAAYPAVLATSSRGILQAGPGAGALRRAAEKSLRGL from the coding sequence ATGCCTGAGTCGGGCGCGGCGGCCCCCGGCGCCGGCGCCCGGGAACCCTTCGGCTCCCGCCTGGCCGAGGCCATGCACGCCAGGGGACAGCTCTGCGTGGGCGTCGACCCGCACCCCGGGCTGCTGGCGGCCTGGGGCCTGGACGACTCCGTGAACGCCCTGCGCACGTTTTCCCAGACGGTGCTGGATGCCGTGGCTCCCGTGGCCGCAGCCATCAAGCCTCAGGTGGCGCTCTACGAACGGCATGGCTCGGCCGGGTTCGCCGTACTGGAGGAACTCCTTGCGGCGGCGGCCCGGGCAGGAGTGCTCACCATTGCGGACGCCAAGCGCGGGGACATCGGATCCACCATGGCGGGCTACGCCGACGCGTGGCTGCGTGACGGTTCGGCCCTTGCCGCGGACGCGGTGACGCTGAGCCCCTACCTGGGCTTTGAATCGCTGCGGCCGGCGCTCGACGTGGCCGCTGCCAACGGCAGGGGGGTCTTTGTGCTCGCCCTGACCTCCAACCCCGAAGGAGCATCGGTCCAGCATGTGGGCGGCGCCGATTCCGTGGCCCGTCGCATCGCCCACGCGGCAGCCGTCGAAAACCAGCGCCACGCCGCAGATGTCCTGGGCCCCGTGGGCCTGGTCGTCGGCGCCACGGTGGGGACGGCGCTGGCGGAGCTGGACATCGACCTGGCTGCCGTGCACGGGCCCATCCTTGCGCCCGGGCTCGGCGCGCAGGGGGCAACGGCGTCGGACATCAGGAAGACGTTCGGCGCCGCCTACCCGGCGGTCCTGGCCACCTCCAGCCGCGGCATACTGCAGGCAGGGCCCGGCGCGGGTGCGCTGCGGCGCGCGGCCGAGAAATCGCTGCGCGGACTTTGA